Proteins co-encoded in one Euleptes europaea isolate rEulEur1 chromosome 1, rEulEur1.hap1, whole genome shotgun sequence genomic window:
- the KIAA1191 gene encoding putative monooxygenase p33MONOX: MASRRTDVPAIEHGSEGLLGKMSQPIGIHRRAFSYDDALEDTTPMTPPPSNMCTSILWKQPVIPDRKYEELSKVEEGETSMHLSTNTPSTSTETVNKVTVVKAKATHIIMNSLMTKQTQESIQRFEQQAGLRDAGYTPHKGLTAEETKYHRVAESLHNLKMQSGEIAKEEKQASSAQSTPSSTPHSSPKRTYRSWFSQGTSTSISGPDLVSMDSSGGDSDKAPSEKWSLFGPRALQKSTTDPGGFTIQAYKGAPKPTPMELMRAQATRMAEDSATFKPPKMDIPTTEEKRRSPRSHNIRPRDMNVLTPTGF; this comes from the exons ATGGCTTCAAGACGAACAGATGTTCCTG CTATTGAGCATGGCTCTGAAGGGCTTCTAGGAAAGATGTCCCAGCCAATTGGAATACACCGTCGGGCATTTAGTTATGATGATGCCCTGGAGGATACAACACCAAtgacccctcccccttcaaaCATGTGCACCAGTATCCTGTGGAAACAGCCAGTCATCCCAGACCGAAAATATGAAGAGCTTTCCAAG GTTGAGGAAGGGGAAACTAGCATGCATCTATCTACTAACACCCCCTCAACTTCCACTGAGACTGTGAACAAGGTTACAGTGGTGAAGGCCAAGGCTACCCACATCATCATGAATTCTCTCATGACAA AACAAACTCAGGAGAGCATTCAGCGCTTTGAGCagcaggcagggctgagagatGCCGGATACACTCCCCACAAGGGCCTCACTGCAGAGGAGACAAAATACCATCGTGTGGCTGAGTCACTCCAT AATCTAAAGATGCAAAGCGGAGAAATAGCAAAAGAAGAGAAACAGGCCTCTTCTGCTCAGTCCACTCCAAGCAGCACTCCACATTCCTCTCCCAAGCGCACATACAG GAGCTGGTTTAGTCAGGGAACCTCCACTTCCATCTCTGGTCCAGATCTTGTCTCCATGGATTCCAGCGGTGGTGACAGCGATAAAGCCCCCTCTGAAAAATGGAGCCTTTTTGGACCTCGAGCTCTCCAGAAATCCACTACCGACCCAG GGGGCTTTACCATCCAGGCCTACAAGGGTGCCCCGAAACCTACTCCAATGGAGTTAATGCGTGCTCAGGCCACCAGGATGGCAGAGGACTCGGCAACGTTCAAGCCTCCCAAGATGGACATTCCAACTACTGAAGAAAAGAGACGTTCCCCACGTTCTCATAACATCAGACCACGAGACATGAATGTGCTTACTCCCACTGGGTTCTAG